One Rosa chinensis cultivar Old Blush chromosome 5, RchiOBHm-V2, whole genome shotgun sequence genomic region harbors:
- the LOC112165410 gene encoding protein DJ-1 homolog A, whose translation MALPRSFLFGSSPFILLCSRLHHITPATILLSSLTTKPIPSLSFSLSSTTAMASASPAKKVLVPIANGSEQMEAVISVDVLRRAGADVTMASVEKQLRVEACHGVKIIADALISDCGQSSFDLITLPGGMAGAPNLKNSEVLESLVKKQAADGKLYAGICAAPVVALESWGVLKGLKATCYPSLMEQLAASSAIAVESRVQLDGKAVTSPGPGTTIECAVALVEQLYGKEKADEVSGPLVMRSNHGDEYIITERNPMKWTFTDSPKILVPIANGTEEMEAIMIIDILRRAKATVVVASVEDKLDIIASRKVKLEADVLLDEAAKLSYDLIVLPGGLGGAQAFAKSETLVNLLKKQRESNKPYGAICASPALVFEPHGLLKGKKATAFPAMCDKLSDKSEIENRVLVDGNLITSRGPGTSMEFALGIVEKFFGREKAIDLAKVLVFVRP comes from the exons ATGGCATTGCCTCGCTCATTTCTGTTTGGCTCGTCTCCCTTTATATTATTATGTAGCAGACTCCATCATATAACCCCTGCAACAatccttctctcttctctcactACCAAACCCATTCcttcactctctttctctctctcctccaccaccgcCATGGCTTCCGCTTCTCCCGCCAAGAAG GTTCTGGTTCCGATTGCGAATGGCTCGGAGCAGATGGAGGCGGTGATCTCCGTCGATGTTCTGCGCCGAGCCGGAGCTGATGTCACTATGGCTTCTGTGGAGAAGCAGCTGAGGGTTGAGGCGTGTCATGGGGTTAAGATCATCGCTGATGCTTTGATTTCGGACTGTGGCCAGAGCTCCTTTGATCTCATTACTCTACCT GGAGGGATGGCAGGTGCTCCCAATCTTAAAAACAGTGAGGTCCTGGAAAGTCTGGTGAAAAAGCAAGCTGCCGATGGGAAGCTCTATGCTGGAATCTGTGCTGCACCTGTAGTGGCACTTGAGTCTTGGGGTGTGCTGAAGGGATTGAAA GCAACTTGCTATCCATCATTAATGGAGCAATTAGCAGCATCTAGTGCAATTGCTGTTGAATCAAGAGTGCAGCTAGATGGCAAAGCTGTGACAAGTCCTGGACCTGGTACTACCATAGAGTGTGCTGTTGCACTTGTTGAGCAATTGTATGGGAAAGAGAAAGCTGATGAAGTTTCTGGTCCCCTG GTGATGCGTTCCAACCATGGGGATGAATATATCATAACTGAGCGAAACCCAATGAAGTGGACTTTCACTGATTCCCCAAAG ATTCTTGTACCAATAGCTAATGGTACAGAGGAAATGGAAGCTATAATGATCATTGATATTCTCCGACGAGCCAAAGCAACTGTTGTAGTGGCCTCTGTAGAAGATAAGCTAGACATTATTGCTTCTCGCAAAGTTAAGCTGGAAGCGGATGTGCTCCTGGATGAAGCGGCCAAACTTTCGTATGACCTAATAGTTTTACCT GGTGGACTTGGCGGTGCTCAAGCTTTTGCAAAATCAGAAACACTTGTGAATTTATTGAAAAAGCAGAGGGAATCAAATAAGCCTTATGGAGCTATATGTGCTTCACCAGCTTTAGTCTTTGAACCCCATGGCTTACTCAAG GGAAAAAAGGCTACTGCTTTCCCAGCAATGTGCGACAAGCTGTCAGATAagagtgaaattgaaaataggGTATTGGTTGATGGTAACCTCATCACCAGCAGGGGGCCAGGAACTTCCATGGAGTTTGCTCTAGGAATTGTTGAGAAGTTTTTTGGCCGCGAAAAAGCAATAGATCTTGCAAAAGTTCTGGTTTTTGTTCGTCCATAA